A genomic stretch from Helianthus annuus cultivar XRQ/B chromosome 1, HanXRQr2.0-SUNRISE, whole genome shotgun sequence includes:
- the LOC110941370 gene encoding uncharacterized protein LOC110941370, with amino-acid sequence MMRQAGLPIHSKVADLISDGNWNWPIHWLTSYPVLNQLPSVNLSEGVRDVILWRDIEERLVPFRSSDAWECIHSRDIQVSWYNMVWFSQCIPRHAFVLWLVFRRKLVTQDRLRQWNIDNKDCMNLMCCLLCHNNIDSHYHLFFECKYATEVWMRVRDNSAMKAVGSNWDEIVNWLLPRARSRSIASIIGKLLVAASAYFIW; translated from the coding sequence ATGATGAGACAGGCTGGTCTACCTATTCATTCGAAAGTTGCAGATCTTATCTCGGATGGTAATTGGAATTGGCCGATCCACTGGTTAACGTCTTACCCGGTCTTGAATCAACTGCCGTCTGTTAACCTTTCAGAAGGGGTTAGGGATGTCATTTTATGGAGAGACATTGAGGAGCGCCTGGTCCCGTTCAGATCTTCTGACGCGTGGGAGTGCATTCATTCTCGTGACATTCAGGTGAGTTGGTACAATATGGTCTGGTTCTCGCAATGTATACCAAGGCATGCTTTTGTTCTCTGGCTCGTCTTCAGAAGGAAGTTAGTCACACAAGACAGGTTAAGGCAATGGAACATTGATAATAAGGATTGCATGAACTTAATGTGTTGTTTGCTTTGTCATAATAACATCGACTCGCATTATCATCTATTCTTTGAATGCAAATATGCGACAGAGGTTTGGATGCGAGTTAGGGATAATTCAGCCATGAAAGCCGTGGGATCTAATTGGGACGAGATTGTGAACTGGTTACTTCCTCGGGCTAGGTCGAGATCTATAGCCTCCATTATTGGCAAGCTCTTGGTTGCGGCTTCAGCTTATTTTATCTGGTAG